In the Acidimicrobiales bacterium genome, ATGATCCTCACCGTGGCCCGACTGCTCGCCGGGGCAATGGGCATCAGCGTGATCACGTCCAGCGGCCAGCAGGAGGCGGCCTCGGTCGTGGGCGAGGACGCCGACGATGGCGTCGCCGTCCTCCGGGTGGGTCATCAGCTGCCCAGCCTGAGCCTGGCCCCGAGCTCGGTGCCGACCACCGGCCAGATCGCCATCGCCGTTGGCGCCACGGACCCGGCGGGCTCACCTCCCGCAGTCACCATCGGCACCATCCGAGGAGTCAACCGGCAGGTGCGGGTGAACGACGGACCGCCGCTGCTGGACGCCATCGATACCGACGCCCCGGCAGGACCGACGCCAGGCGGCGCGCTGCTCGATCAGTCCGGGAGGGTCGTTGGCATCACCACCGAGGCCACTGACGACGGTGGCGGCGCGCACTGGCTGGCGGCATCGGCCACAGTCGTCGACGACGCCGCGGACCAGCTGGTCACGACGGGCAAGGTCGTGCACGCGTGGCTCGGCGTCTCCGCCGATGACCACGAGCCATCGACATCGACCGGTGGGAGCACGCCTCCGGGCGTCCAGGTCCTGGCTGTGCAGAGCAACAGCCCGGCTGCCTCGGCCGGGTTGGAGCCGCAGGACATCATCGACTCGGTGGACGGTCAGCCGGTGCCGTCGATACTCGACCTGCAGGGTGCGCTGCGGCTCCATCGACCGGGGGCGTCGGTCACGCTCGACGTGGTGCGCAACGGCGGGCACTGGCCGATGCACGCGACGCTCGGCTCAGCGGCGGCGTAGACCGGCTCCGCCCGCATCCCGCATAGCATTCGGCTGGTGAGCACACCCTCGCCCTTCGGCGGCGGCAACTTCTTCGAGAACCTCCTCGGCGATCTGCTCAAGATGCTCGCGACACAGGGTCCGGTGCACTGGGAGCTGGCCCGCCAGGTCGCCCAGGGTGTCGCCAGTGGAGGCCAGCCCGAGGCCAACGTCGAGCCGCTCGAGCGGATACGCCTCGAAGAGCTGGTCAGGGTGGCGGACCTCCACGTAGCCGACGCCACCGGGCTCTCGACGACCGTGAGCGGCAGGGTGGTGAGCATCCAGCCGGTGACGCGATCCGAGTGGGCCTGGCACACGCTCGAGGCGTGGCGCCCCCTGCTGGACTCGTTGGCCCGCTCCCTATCGGGCGCGCCGGAGGAGCCCGGCCCTGGCGGCCGGCCCGAGGACACACCCGGCCCTGGCGGCCGGCCCGAGGACACACCCGGCCCAGGAGACCAGGGGGGATCGGCAGGCCTGGGCGGACTGGGAGGCCTGGAAGGACTGGGTGGACTGGGCGGACTGAGTGGACTGGGCGGCCCCGGCGGACCGGGCGGGCCGGAGGACCCCCACCCGATGCCCGGTTGGGATCCCGACCCCGACCAGGACCCGTCGGGGTTCCTCGGCCAGCTGGGTCAGGTCATGGGGCCCACGCTCCTCGGCCTCCAGTTCGGCGCCATGGTCGGCCATCTGGCCGAGCGGGCCATGGGTCAGTACGACCTTCCCATCCCCCGCCCTGCTTCCGACCAGCTCATGATGGTGCCGGCGAGCATCGCCGCCTTCGCCAGCGACTGGAGCCTCCCCCTGGACGATGTCCGGCTCTGGGTGTGCCTCAGCGAGGTGACCCACCACGCCATCCTGGGTCGGCCCCACGTCCGGGCCCGGCTGCAGGAGCTTCTCGAGGGCTACGCCGCCGGCTTCCAGCACGACCCCAGCGCCCTCGAGGATCGACTGGCGGACATCGACCCCACCAACCCCAACTCCCTGCAGCAGGCACTGGGCGACCCGACGGCGCTCCTGGGCGAGCTGCAGACACCCGCCCAGCGCCAGTTGCTGAGCCAGCTCGAGGCGCTGACGGCCGCCATCGAGGGCTACGTCGACCACGTCATGGACAGCGTTGGTCATCGGCTCATCAGCTCGTACGGGTCACTCACGGAGGCACTCCGGCGGCGGCGGGTCGAGCGGGGCGAGGCCGACCGCTTCGTCGAGCGCCTGTTCGGTCTGGAGCTCGGCCAGGCACAGTTCGACCGGGGTGCCGCCTTCGTGAAGGGTGTGATCGAGAGGGGCGGTGAGCAGGCCCTGTCCCAGCTCTGGACCTCAGCCCGCAACCTCCCGACCCCCGCCGAGGTGGAGGCCCCGGGCCTCTGGCTCGAGCGCATCAGCATCCCTACCGACGACGCCTGAGCTCACACGACGATGGTGCGGTGCTCGGCCACCCGGCCGTCGTCGACAGCCAGCCAGCCGCGGGAGACTAGGCGTCGACGAGGGAATCCTCGGCGGCCCGCTCCTGGAGATGGAGATCGACCTTGCGCTTGATGCGCTGGAGGGCGTTGTCGATCGACTTGACGTGGCGTCCGAGCCGCTCGCTGATCTCCTGGTAGGACTTTCCCTCGACATATAGGCGGAGCACGTCGACTTCCAGGACCGACAGCATCTCGGCCATGGACCTGCGCATGTCCTCCATGCGCTCGCGCGAGATCGCCTGCTCGGCCGGGTCGGTGCCGTGGTCGGACCCGAGCAGCTTCTCCACCAGGCGGTCGTTGGGCTCGTCGTCGGGCCGCGTGGCCGAGATCGACACGTACTGGTTGAGGGGCTGGTGCTTGTGGCGGGTCGCTGTCTTGATGGCGGTGATCACCTGGCGGGTGATGCACAGCTCGGCGAAGGCCCGGAAGGAGGACTGCCGATCGGGACGGAAGTCCCTGGCCGCCTTGTACAGCCCGATCAACCCCTCCTGCTCGATGTCATCGGCGTCGGCGCCGACCAGGAAGTACGTGCGCGCCTTGGCCCGGGCGAAGCGCCGGTAGCGCTGGAGGAGGACGTCGAGGGCACAGCCGTCTCCGCCGTGGAATCGGGCCACGAGCTCGTCGTCAGGGCAGTCGAGGTCCGGACGCCAGTCGATTCGAAGCGACATGTTCTCTACCTCTGAGGTGCTGTGACCGAGCTGCGGCGCTCGATGGTGGTGTGGACTAGTTCTTTTTAACCAGTCTGAGCGGCCGTGTCAACCGTCACACCCGCGCCCGAATCAGGACAGATGTACCCCGAGCCCCCCAGACCACACCAAAGTTTTCCGGCCGAGAACTAGTACGACAGGGCCAGGCGCTGCCGGGCCACTTCGAAGCAGGCCACGGCGCCGGCGGCGGCGACATTCAGAGAGGCGAGGGTCCCGACGCTCGGGATGGCCACGACCAGATCGCAGCGCTGGCGGGTGAGCCGGGCCAGGCCCCGGCCCTCGGATCCCAGCACCAGGGCCAGCGGCTGGTCCGCCAGGGCCAGGCCGAACAGCGAGGTCTCCGCCTTGCTGTCGAGGCCCACCGTCCAGACCCCGTGGCGCGCCAGCTCGGCCAGGCCGGCCGGGACGCTCGGGATCATGGCCATCGGGAGCCGCTCGATCGCCCCGGCCGCGGCCTTGGCCACCGTGGGGGTGATGTGAGCGGCGCCGTGGCGGCCCAGCACCGCGCCCGTGCTTCCCGCCCCCTCGGCCGTGCGCAACAGGGCGCCGAGGTTGTGAGGATCGGTGACCCCGTCAAGGACGACGAGGAAGGGGCTGGGGCCCCCAGCCGAGCGCCGAGACATGGCGTCGAGGTCGACCTCCGGCAGGGCCTCGGCGTGGGCCAGCACCCCTTGCGGCACCTCCGTCCGGGACTCGGCGTCGAGACGGGACCTGTCCACCGTCCGCAGGGGCACGCCGCGCTCCGCGGCCAGGAGGCGGATCTCGGCGAGGAGCGGGGAGTCGTCCATTCCCTCGGCCAGCCACACGTCCCGCGTCCGCCTTCGCCCGGCGGCCAGCAGCTCGCGTACCGCCCGGCGGCCCTCTATCTGCTCGCCGCCCAGGCCGCGGGGCTGGCGCCGGGCCGTGTCCCGGGCTCCCGGCGGCCGCCGCTCGGTGGCTCGGCGCCCGGCAGCCGCTCCCTTCGGGGCCTGCCCGCGATGCGGTCGTCGAGACCCACCGGGGGGTCGCGGCCGACCCGTCATCGTTCGCCGCCTTCCAGGAGCATCACTGCCAGACAGGCGATCCCCTCGGCCCGCCCCAGGGACCCGAGGCCTTCCGATCGCTTGGCCTTGACGCTCACCGGCACGCCGAGGACCCCGCTCAGTCGGTCCTGGAGCCTGGTGCGGTACGGAGCCAGCATCGGCGTCTCGAGCACGACCGTGCAGTCGGCGTTCACGAGTGTCCATCCTGCGTCCTGCACCATGCCCCTCACCCGGCCGAGGATCGCCACGCTGTCGGCGCCCGACCACGTCGGATCGGTGTCGGGGAAATGCTGGCCGATGTCCCCCATGGTCGCGGCGCCGAGCATGGCGTCGGCGAGCGCGTGGGCGACCACATCGCCGTCGCTGTGCCCGGCCAGGCCCGTCGCTCCCTCGATGGCGACGCCGCCGAGCACGAGCGGGCGACCAGGGTCGGTGCTGAACCCGTGGACGTCGAAGCCGAGGCCGACTCGACCGGTCATGGTCGCAGGAGGGCTTCCAGCACCACGAGATCGGAGACCTCGGTCAACTTGATGTTGCGGGGATCGCCCGGCACGACCGCGACCGTCCCTCCGGCCGCCTCGACCAGGGCGGCGTCGTCGGTGGCCTCTCCCCCGGTGCGATGGGCCGACCTCAGCCCGGCTGCCCGGAAGGCCTGCGGAGTCTGCACGGCGACCAGCTCGCTGCGGTCCAGCGTGGAGACGACCCGGCCGTCGGCGACCTGCTTGACGGTCTCCGCGATCGGAACGCCGGGTACCGCGGCGTCGACGCCGGGGGCGAGCGCCTCCACCACCGCTCTGAACAGGTCGGCTCCCGCCAGAGGGCGGGCGGCGTCGTGGACGACGATCACCTCGGCGTCGGCGGGAACGGCGTCGAGGCCCGCTCGCACCGAGGCGGCTCGGGTCGAACCACCGGTGACGACAACATCGGCCCCGCGGGCTTCCGTCAGAGCCCGATCAGGGACGACGAGCACGACGCCCGCGGTGACCGCGCGGGCCGCGTCCAGCGACCAGTCGATCACCCGACGCCCGGCCAACGACTCGAACTGCTTGAGCCGTCCGAAACGGGTCGCGCTTCCCGCCGCCACGACGATCGCCCAGGCCTCAGCCCTCGTCCCCCGCTCATCCACTCCTGTCGTGACCGGTGCCGCTAGGGCAGCGCCTCGTTCAACTTCTCCTCCGCCTCTTCTTCGCTCACGCCGATGGCGAAGGTGAGCTCGGAGACCAGGATCTGGCGGGCGCGAGTGAGCATGCGCTTCTCGCCCGCCGACAGGCCCTTGTCCTTGTCGCGGATGGACAGGTTCCGGACGACCTCGGCCACTTGGTAGATGTCGCCGGACTTGAGCTTCTCGACGTGGTTCTTGTACCGACGAGACCAGTTTGTCGGCATCCGGGCCTCCTTCTTGCGAAGGACGGCGAACACCTCCTCGACCTCCTCGTCGTTGATCACCTCTCGGAGACCGACCTCGTCGGTGTTGTCGGCCGGGACCATGAGGGTCAGGTCCCCGTAGGCAAGGCGGAGCACCAGGTACTCGCGGTTCTCGCCGAAAACGTCCTTTTTCTCGCGCTTTTCGATCACGGCGGCGCCGTGGTGGGGGTAGACGACTTTGTCACCGACGTCGAACGACATACCACTCCCAAGAACGAGACGGCGAGGGGATTCCTCCAGGGTACGGGGAGGGGCGACTTTGGACAACTTTGCGGGCGGGGTGTTTGCCACCCAAGGGCTACCGGCCCTCTCAGGCAGGTGCGAGGTACGCTGCGGCTCCAAATGCACCAAGGCGAGTTGCTGGCCAGATCGGAGCTGTTCAGGGGACTGGGTCCCCCCGCCCTCGACCAGGTGGTAGATGCGACGCGGGCGGTCTCGCTCCAGCGCAATGACGTGGTGTTCGCTCAGGACGCCCCGGCCGAGGAGCTGTTCATCGTCCGGTCCGGACGGATCGCCATCGCGCAGCGCTCGCCCGATGGACGCCAGACCATGGTCGCCCTCATGGAGCGGGAGGATCTGTTCGGGGACATGCCCCTGTTCGACGGCCGGCCCCGCTCGGCCGAGGCCAGGGCCCTCGAGCCCTCCCACCTCGTCGGCGTGCCGTACGGGCCGATCAGGGATGTCCTGGCCCGGCAGCCGGAGCTGCTGTGGTCGGTGGTCTCCATGCTGGCCGGCCGACTGCGGGCCACCAACGCCGCGCTGGCCGACAGCGTCTTCCTCGACGTCCCCGGCCGAACGGCCAAGCGGCTCCTCGAGCTGGCCGGCCCGGCCGACGAGTTCGTCCTCCCCGTCACCCAGGAGGAGCTCGCCGGCCTCGTCGGCGCGTCACGCGAACGCGTCAACAAGGCGCTGGCGGCCTTCCTGCGGCTCGGGTGGTTGCAGCAGGCCGATCGCCACTATCGGATCGTCGACCGCGAGCAGATGACCCGCAGGGCGACCTGATCCCCTGGCTCAGCTGTAGCGGTCGAGGATGCTGGTCTCGGCCAACCGGGAGAGGCCGTCCTTCACGGCCCGGGCCCGGGCCCCGCCGACCCCGCCGACCTCGTCGAGGTCCTCGACCGTGGCCCGCATGGTCTTCTGAAGCGTCGCGAAGTGGGCCACGATGCGATCGATCACGCTGTCGGGCAGGCGGGGGATCTTCGACAGCAGCCGGAAGCCGCGGGGCTCGAGGCTGGCGTCGAGCTCGACCTCGGGCGCGATCCGAAGGATGCGGGCGACGTTCTTCACGTCCATGAGGTCCTCGCTGGGCAGGCCGGCCAGCTCCTCCATGGCTTGGTCGAGGCCTCGAGGGCGCTGCTCGCCCAGGTAGTCCTTCACCACCAGACGGCGATCGTCGTCGACCCCGCCCATCAGCTCGTCGAGGGCAAGGAGGAGCAGACGCCCGTCATCGCCCAGCTCCACCAGGTACCCGTGCACCTCCTCGGCGATGCGGCGAACCATCTCCGCCCGCTGCAGCACGCTGGCGACGTCGCGCACGGTGACGAGGTCCTCGACCTCGAGGGTGGAAAGGGAGCTGCTGACCGTGTCGAGCCGGTTCTTGTAGCGCTCCAGGGTCTGCAGGGCCTGGTTGGCCCGGTTGATGAGCTGGGGGATCGGCTGCAGCGGGTGCTTCAGGTCATGTCGGTAGACAGCGATGATCGACATGTCCTCCGACACCGAGATAACCGGCACATCGATCGACCGCGCCACCCGCTCGGCCGTGCGGTGACGCGTCCCCGTCTCGGTGGTCGGCACGTTCGGGTTGGGAACGAGGTGCACGTTGGCCCTGGCGATGCGGCTGGCGTCGGGCGACAGGATGATCGCACCGTCCATCTTGGCCAGCTCCGACAGTCGCTGCGGCGTGAACCCGGCGTCCACGAGGAAGCCGCCGGAGCAGATGGAGAGCACCGCGGGGCCGTCCCCCACGATGATCAGCGCCCCCATGTTGGCCTGGAGGATGCGATCCAGACCCTCACGGAGCGGACGTCCAGGGGCCACCACCGCCAAGGCATCGATCATGGCCACGCTACGCCGGGCCAGCACAGAGGAATCGTAGCCCCGAGGTGCGGAAGCGATCGATAGTTACCCCACCAGGCCCACTGGGGCCGTGCCCCTGGGCCCGCCTCCGGCTGCCGCTGTCTCCACCGTCGGCTCGGCCAACAGGAGCTTGACCGCCTCGGCCAGGGTGGCCACCCGGACTATCTCCATCCCGGCGGGTCCTCGCGGCCCCGACGCGGGCACCACGGCCCGGCGGAATCCCAGGCGCACGGCCTCGGCCAGGCGTCGCGGCAGCTGCGCCACCTGACGGACCTCGCCGCCGAGGCCGACTTCGCCGCACACCACGAGATCCGGCGGCAGCGCCCGACCGCTCACCGCCGAGGCCAGCGCCAGCCCCAGGGCGAGATCGGCGGCGGGCTCGGTCACCCGCACCCCACCGGTGACCGAGGCGTACACGTCCGCCCCGGTGAGCAGCAGCCCGACGCGCTGCTCGAGGACGGCGAGCTGCAACGCCATGCGCCCGCTGTCCAGGCCCTGCGCCGAGCGACGGGGCATCGGCAGCTTGGTGGGGGCCACCAGGGCCTGGAGCTCGACCAGCAGCGGACGATGGCCCTCCATGGTCGGAAGCACCACTCCGCCCGGGACACCGGTCTGTCGGTCTCCCAGCAGCAACTGGCTGGGGTCGGCGATGCCCGCCAGGCCGGCCTCGGCCATCTCGAACAGCCCGAGCTCCCCGGTGGGACCGAAGCGGTGCTTGGTCGCCCGCAGCAGCCTGAGGGCGTGGTGGCGCTCGCCCTCGAAGGACAGCACGGTGTCGACGACGTGCTCGAGCACCCGAGGTCCGGCCAGCGTGCCTTCCTTGGTCACGTGGCCCACCAGGAGGGTCGCCACGGCCGTCGACTTGGCCGCCTGCAGCAGCTGCGACGCGCACTCCCGGACCTGGGTGACCGTGCCCGCCGTCGATCCGAGCTCGGGGTCGAGCACTGTCTGGATGGAGTCGACGACAACGACATCGGGGCGCAGGTCACCGATCGCCTGCAGCACGTTGGGGAGCGAGGTGTCCGAGAGCAGCCACAGCCCGGGCAGGAGGGCGCCGAGACGCTCGGCCCGCAGACGGACCTGCTGGGCAGATTCCTCGGCCGAGACCAGCAGGGCCTTCGCCCCCGCCGCGGCCATCGCCGCCACCGCCTGCAGCAGGAGCGTCGACTTGCCGATCCCCGGCTCCCCGCCCACCAGCGTCACCGAGCCGGGCACCACCCCACCAGCCATCACCCGGTCCAGCTCGGCCAGTCCCGTCGGCATCGGCGCCGCCCCGGCCAACTCGACATCGGCTATCGGGCGAGCGGGCTCCGCCGATGGCGCGCCGGTCACGGCACGACGTCCCTTGTCGGCCGGCAGCGTCTCCTCGACCAACGAGTTCCATGCGTCGCACGACGGACATCGCCCGCTCCACCGCGCCGAGACGCTGTCGCACTCGGTGCAGCGATGGACTCTGCGATCACGGGCCATCGACTGGCACCGTACCGGGAGGGTGCGACAGTCCAGTGGATGCCTGGCGCGCCGGAGGGCGGTGAGGGACCGGCGCGCCTCAGGTGGTGCGGACGATCAGGATGGTCGAGGTGGCGTGGTGGCTCACCTTGTTGGGGACCGATCCGATCAGGAACCGGCTCACCCCCGTCATCCCCCTGTTGCCCATCACCAGGAGGTCGTAGCGGCCTCGCTCGGCCTCGTCCAGCAGCACGGCCGCCGGATCGCCGTCGATCGCCATGGCCTCGATGGCCACGCCACTCCCTCGGTGGCGGGCGACCTCGGACTCAGCGGTGAGCAGCGACTTGGTCTCGGCGCCCACGGTCAGCACGGTGAGCTTGGCGCCGGTGGCCCCGGCGAGCTCCACGGCCCGGTCGACGGCCTTCGCCGCGGTGCGCGAGCCATCGGTTCCGACGAGTATCCGTTCGTACACGAGGCGACAGCGTAGGAGCCCGCCGGGGGGTGGGCGCTACTCCGGCGCGGGACCGGTTCCGGCCAGCTCCACCGGCGGCGGCTCGATGCCCTCGATGGCCCGGAACACGACCTCGCCGTTCTCGACGTCGACGATGATCGTCTCGCCCACCCGGAACTCCTTCCACAGGAGCTTCTCCGAGAGCGGGTCCTCGACCATCTGCTGGATCGACCGGCGCAGCGGCCGGGCGCCGAGCTGAGGGTCGTACCCCTTCTCGGCGAGCAGCTCCTTGGCCGCCCGGGTCATCTCCAGACCCAGGCCCTGCCCCTCGAGCTGCTCGCGCACCCGCTTGGTCATGAGGTCGACGATCTCGATGACCTCCTCGCGGGAGAGCTCGTGGAAGACGATGACCTCGTCGATGCGGTTGAGGAACTCGGGCCGGAAGTGCTGCTTGAGCGCCTCGTTGACCCGCTCCTTCATCCGCTCGTAGGTGACCGACTCTTCGGACTTGGCGAACCCCACCGACGCCCGACGCAGGTCGGCCGTGCCCAGGTTGGAGGTCATGATCAGCACGGTGTTCTTGAAGTCGACCGAGCGACCCTGGGAGTCGGTCAGGCGCCCGTCCTCCAGGATCTGGAGCAGGGTGTTGAACACGTCCGGGTGGGCCTTCTCGATCTCGTCGAACAGCACCACGGAGAAGGGCTTGCGCCGGACGGCCTCGGTCAGCTGGCCGCCCTCCTCGTAGCCCACGTAGCCAGGCGGGGAGCCGACCAGCCGGCTCACGGTGTGCTTCTCCATGTACTCGCTCATGTCGAGCTGGATGAGCGAACCCTCGTCGCCGAAGAGAAACTCGGCCAGGGCCTTGGCCAGCTCGGTCTTCCCGACCCCGGTCGGGCCCAGGAAGATGAACGACCCGCTGGGCCGCTTGGGGTCCTTGAGGCCGGCCCGGGTGCGGCGGATCGCCCGCGACAGGGCCTGGAGGGCGGGCTCCTGGCCGACGATCCTCTTGTGGAGCTCCTCCTCCATCCGGAGAAGCTTGGCCGTCTCCTCCTCGGTCAGCTTGTAGACCGGGATGCCGGTCCAGTTGGCCAGGACGTCGGCGATGACCTCCTCGTCCACCACATCGAACAGGTCGATGCCCTCGGCCCGCCACTCGGCCTCCTTGGCCGCCTTGCGGTCGAGGCGCTCCTTCTCCTCCTCGGACAGCTGCTTGGCCTGGTCGAAGGCCTGGCGCTCGATCGCCGTCTCCTTGTCGTGGCGGATGCGGCCGATCTCGTCCTCGAGCTGCTTGTAGTCGGGCGGGGTGGCCATGCGGCGGATGCGCAGGCGGCTGCCGGCCTCGTCGATCAGGTCGATGGCCTTGTCGGGAAGGTAGCGGTCCGAGATGTAGCGATCGGCGAGGTTGGCCGCGGCGACCAGGGCCTGGTCGGTGATCGTCACCGAGTGGTGACTCTCGTAGCGGTCGCGCAGTCCCTTCAGGATCTCGATCGTGTGGTTGAGCGACGGCTCCTCGACCTTGATGGGCTGGAACCGGCGCTCCAGGGCGGCGTCCTTCTCCAGGTGCTTGCGGTACTCGTCGAGGGTGGTGGCACCCACCGTCTGGAGCTCGCCGCGGGCCAGCATCGGCTTGAGGATGGAAGCAGCGTCGATGGCACCCTCGGCCGCGCCGGCGCCCACGAGGGTGTGGAGCTCGTCGATGAACAGGATGATGTCGCCCCTGGTGCGGATCTCCTTCAGCACCTTCTTGAGGCGCTCCTCGAAATCCCCCCGGTAGCGGCTGCCGGCCACCAGGGCCCCGAGATCGAGGGTGTAGAGCTGCTTGGCCTTGAGCGTCTCGGGGACGTCGTTGGCCACGATCTTCTGCGACAAGCCCTCGACGATGGCGGTCTTGCCCACACCCGGCTCGCCGATCAGCACCGGGTTGTTCTTGGTCCTCCGGGAGAGGACCTGCATCACCCGCTCGATCTCACGGTCCCGGCCGATGACCGGGTCGAGCTTGCGCTCCCTCGCCAGGGTTGTCAGATTGCGTCCGAACTGGTCGAGAACGGGCGAACCCGAGGGCGTCTCCTGCCCCGAGGACGGGCCGCCCGATGTCGACTCCTTGCCCTGGTAGCCGGAGAGGAGCTGGATCACCTGCTGGCGCACGCGCGACAGGTCGGCACCCAGGTTCACCAGGACCTGGGCGGCGACACCCTCACCCTCGCGGACCAGGCCGAGCAGCATGTGCTCGGTGCCGATGTAGTTGTGCCCCAGCTGGAGTGCCTCACGCAGAGACAGCTCCAGCACCTTCTTGGCGCGGGGGGTGAAGGGGGGCGAGCCGGTGGGCGAGCTGCCAGCCGGCCCGATCGTCTCCTCGACCTTCTCCCTCACGGCCTCCAGCGAGATCCCGAGGGACTCGAGGGCCTTGGCTGCGACGCCCTCACCCTCGTGGATGAGGCCGAGCAGGATGTGCTCGGTGCCGATGAAGTTGTGGTTGAGCAGGCGCGCTTCCTCTTGAGCGAGGACGAGCACTCGTCTGGCTCGGTCTGTGAAGCGTTCGAACAACTACCGGCCTCCTGGGAAGGCTGACTCCATGGTCTCATTCTACCCGTGGGTGTCCAGTTCCTCGCTCCCTCCTTTTTCTGGACCTCCACCCGCTCGCGCCCCCGAATGGGGGAGTGCACCCCCTCCCGGTTGTCCGCGTGACGTGTATCTCGCCTAAGTTCCACTACCAGTGAACGTCGCAGAGGTGCTCGGCCTTCCCGGCCTCGAGGATGATCTCGCTCGCCTCGAGATCACCCTCCACCGGGTCGTGACCACCGAAGACCCCTTCCTCAGTGAGGTTGCGACCCACCTTATCGCCGCAGGTGGCAAGCGCCTCAGACCGTCGTTGACCGTGGCCGCGGCGGC is a window encoding:
- a CDS encoding ATP-dependent Clp protease ATP-binding subunit, which gives rise to MFERFTDRARRVLVLAQEEARLLNHNFIGTEHILLGLIHEGEGVAAKALESLGISLEAVREKVEETIGPAGSSPTGSPPFTPRAKKVLELSLREALQLGHNYIGTEHMLLGLVREGEGVAAQVLVNLGADLSRVRQQVIQLLSGYQGKESTSGGPSSGQETPSGSPVLDQFGRNLTTLARERKLDPVIGRDREIERVMQVLSRRTKNNPVLIGEPGVGKTAIVEGLSQKIVANDVPETLKAKQLYTLDLGALVAGSRYRGDFEERLKKVLKEIRTRGDIILFIDELHTLVGAGAAEGAIDAASILKPMLARGELQTVGATTLDEYRKHLEKDAALERRFQPIKVEEPSLNHTIEILKGLRDRYESHHSVTITDQALVAAANLADRYISDRYLPDKAIDLIDEAGSRLRIRRMATPPDYKQLEDEIGRIRHDKETAIERQAFDQAKQLSEEEKERLDRKAAKEAEWRAEGIDLFDVVDEEVIADVLANWTGIPVYKLTEEETAKLLRMEEELHKRIVGQEPALQALSRAIRRTRAGLKDPKRPSGSFIFLGPTGVGKTELAKALAEFLFGDEGSLIQLDMSEYMEKHTVSRLVGSPPGYVGYEEGGQLTEAVRRKPFSVVLFDEIEKAHPDVFNTLLQILEDGRLTDSQGRSVDFKNTVLIMTSNLGTADLRRASVGFAKSEESVTYERMKERVNEALKQHFRPEFLNRIDEVIVFHELSREEVIEIVDLMTKRVREQLEGQGLGLEMTRAAKELLAEKGYDPQLGARPLRRSIQQMVEDPLSEKLLWKEFRVGETIIVDVENGEVVFRAIEGIEPPPVELAGTGPAPE